Proteins co-encoded in one Aspergillus flavus chromosome 2, complete sequence genomic window:
- a CDS encoding transport protein sec61 subunit beta (translocon protein Sec61beta, putative), translating into MASPRAASPLTSGAESGPDSKASGSGAGAAGSVSSVARTSSPTPPGGPRAALRRRAAADHKESLRNARPSSTRAAGAGGSSGTMLKLYTDESPGLRVDPVVVLVLSLGFIFSVVGLHVIAKITRKFSS; encoded by the exons ATG GCGTCTCCTCGTGCTGCCTCCCCCCTGACCTCTGGTGCCGAGTCTGGCCCAGACTCCAAGGCTTCTGGCTCTGGTGCTGGTGCCGCTGGCTCTGTCTCTTCCGTGGCCCGTACCTCCTCTCCCACTCCTCCCGGTGGTCCTCGAGCTGCTTTGCGTCGTCGCGCGGCTGCCGACCACAAGGAGTCTCTGCGCAATGCCAGACCCAGCTCGACTCGCGCTGCCGGTGCCGGTGGCTCTTCCGGTACCATGCTCAAGCTTTACACTGACGAGAGCCCTGGCCTGAGGGTCGACCCGGTCGTCGTCTTGGTCCTGAGCTTGGGCTTCATCTTTTCCGTCGTTGGTCTGCATG TCATCGCCAAGATCACTCGCAAGTTTTCCTCGTGA
- a CDS encoding Sodium:solute symporter family-domain-containing protein, with protein sequence MSETANFVAPLSQGFGYGIIVGLGFAFALVMVFITWALKRYQYEVQTSEMFSTAGRSVKSGLVAAAVVSSWTWAATLLQSSAVAYQYGISGPFFYASGACVQIILFATLAIELKRRAPNAHTFLEVIRARYGTAVHVVFIVFCLMTNILVTAMLLTGGSAVLTSLTGVNTVAACFLLPIGVVLYTLFGGIKATFITDYMHTVVIIVVIFIYAFSAYATNDTLGSPSRVYDALVAAADRHPVEGNAQGSYLTMRSKEGGIFWVINLVGNFGCVDVLLKLSQYVLTVCFRTVFLDNGYYNKAIAAHPVHAFPGYVIGGLCWFAIPWLCASTMGISALALEGTQRMSSEDVTAGLVLPFAAVKLLGYSGAVCTTLMIFMAVTSAFSAQLIAVSSILTYDIYQAYINPSAKGKRLVWVSHMSCIFWAIAMAGFATGLYYAGIGMGYLYLLMGVIISSAVFPGAMTLVWKGQNWVAAAASPILGLAVSLIAWLVTAKKESGVLTVTTTGANYPMLAGNVAALLSPIIFSPVLTYIFGPQNYDYESMRAIRKVDDTDVAAAAHVDIELIPGENSPATINAAKDQEEERKLNRAALYSRTLTIGMVLCFLLLWPIPMYGSSYVFSKKFFTGWVVVGIIWLFCTTVGVVIFPLYEGRESIIRTARLMALDAVGKKPRFEGQEQASSGATTPMEKVGAKSDV encoded by the exons ATGTCGGAGACAGCCAACTTTGTTGCTCCCTTGTCCCAAGGGTTTGGCTATGGCATCATCGTTGGGTTAGGGTTCGCGTTTGCTTTGGTGATGGTTTTCATTACCTGGGCCCTTAAAAG ATATCAGTATGAAGTCCAAACCTCTGAGATGTTTTCAACTGCAGGAAGATCCGTAAAGTCAGGCttggttgctgctgctgtcgtAAGTAGCTGGACTTGGGCTGCCACCCTTCTGCAATCTTCCGCAGTAGCCTACCAGTACGGAATTTCGGGGCCATTCTTCTATGCATCAG GTGCCTGCGTGCAGATTATTTTATTCGCAACGCTCGCCATTGAACTCAAACGGCGAGCCCCGAATGCACATACATTCCTGGAAGTCATTCGTGCTCGATATGGGACTGCTGTCCATGTGGTCTTCATTGTTTTTTGCCTGATGACCAACATTCTTGTCACTGCAATGTTGCTCACTGGTGGATCTGCTGTCTTGACATCCCTAACTGGAGTTAATACGGTTGCAGCTTGTTTCCTGCTCCCCATTGGTGTCGTGCTCTATACTCTCTTCGGCGGCATCAAGGCTACTTTTATCACAGATTATATGCACACTGTGGTTATCATCGTCgttatttttatctatgCATTCTCCGCTTACGCGACTAATGATACTCTTGGATCTCCGAGTAGAGTTTATGATGCTCTAGTTGCGGCGGCTGATCGTCATCCTGTGGAGGGTAATGCTCAGGGCAGTTATCTCACCATGCGCTCAAAGGAGGGTGGTATTTTCTGGGTTATCAACCTTGTCG GTAACTTTGGGTGTGTAGATGTCTTGCTGAAGCTTAGTCAATATGTGCTAACAGTGTGTTTCAGGACTGTCTTCCTTGACAATGGGTACTACAACAAAG CTATTGCTGCGCACCCCGTGCATGCTTTCCCCGGATATGTTATTGGTGGCCTCTGCTGGTTCGCCATTCCTTGGCTTTGTGCCAGTACTATGGGAATATCTGCTCTTGCTCTTGAAGGTACTCAGCGCATGAGTTCGGAGGACGTAACTGCCGGTCTTGTCCTACCTTTCGCTGCTGTCAAGCTTCTGGGATACAGTGGAGCTGTCTGCACCACACTCATGATTTTCATGGCAGTCACATCGGCTTTTTCGGCTCAGCTAATTGCTGTTTCTTCCATCCTAACTTACGATATCTATCAGGCCTATATCAACCCCTCTGCAAAGGGCAAGAGATTAGTGTGGGTGTCTCACATGTCCTGTATTTTCTGGGCTATTGCCATGGCCGGCTTCGCAACAGGTCTCTACTACGCGGGTATCGGTATGGGCTATCTTTACTTGCTCATGGGTGTTATCATCTCCTCGGCGGTGTTCCCAGGGGCGATGACCCTCGTCTGGAAGGGACAGAACTGGGTCGCCGCAGCTGCATCACCTATCCTGGGACTCGCCGTGTCCCTCATCGCATGGCTTGTAACCGCTAAAAAGGAATCTGGTGTATTAACCGTCACTACCACCGGCGCAAA CTACCCTATGCTCGCTGGTAACGTCGCCGCCCTCCTCAGCCCCATTATATTCTCCCCAGTCCTTACCTACATCTTCGGCCCTCAGAACTACGACTACGAATCTATGCGCGCCATCCGCAAAGTTGACGACACAGACGTCGCAGCAGCCGCACACGTCGACATCGAACTTATCCCCGGCGAAAACAGTCCCGCTACCATCAATGCCGCCAAAGACCAAGAGGAAGAGCGCAAGCTCAACAGGGCCGCGCTCTACTCGCGCACCCTCACCATCGGCATGGTCCTGTGCTTCCTGCTCCTGTGGCCGATCCCCATGTATGGCAGCTCATATGTGTTCAGCAAGAAGTTCTTCACCGGCTGGGTTGTCGTGGGCATCATCTGGCTTTTCTGTACGACTGTTGGGGTGGTGATTTTCCCACTGtatgaaggaagagagagtatTATTCGTACGGCTAGACTTATGGCTCTTGATGCGGTTGGTAAGAAGCCGAGATTTGAGGGACAGGAACAGGCTTCGTCTGGTGCTACGACGCCAATGGAAAAAGTGGGTGCTAAGTCAGATGTGTAG
- a CDS encoding rhodopsin family protein, which yields MAICITFGTHEFTSMLEGYENVRAYCYNCQHYNGHCITRWPWFTVCFIPMIPLATKKYKEVTCYTCRFTQDLRDRPDITPETRPPAGAPAGPAPPPQAYWGPPPQASGGGGYPQPQAGAPPQNYQYK from the exons ATGGCAATCTGCATCACGTTCGGAACGCATG AGTTTACGTCCATGCTGGAAGGCTACGAGAATGTCAGGGCTTACTGTTATAACT GCCAACACTATAATGGACATTGTATTACGCGATG GCCTTGGTTTACCGTCTGCTTCATT CCCATGATCCCACTCGCAACAAAAAAGTACAAG GAAGTCACATGTTACACATGCCGCTTCACCCAAGACCTCCG TGATCGCCCCGATATCACGCCAGAGACCAGGCCCCCGGCAGGTGCACCGGCTGGCCCGGCACCACCTCCACAAGCCTATTGGGGACCTCCTCCCCAGGCTTCTGGGGGAGGTGGATATCCCCAGCCCCAGGCCGGGGCACCGCCGCAGAACTATCAATATAAGTGA